A region from the Citrobacter telavivensis genome encodes:
- the alkB gene encoding DNA oxidative demethylase AlkB, translating into MLDLFADSQPWQEPLAPGAVILRRFAFRAAPQLVQEIETVAHCSPFRQMITPGGYTMSVAMTNCGRLGWTTDSRGYLYSPVDPLTGLAWPDFPPSFLRLSQQAATAAGYADYQPDACLINRYVPGAKLSLHQDKDEPDLRAPIVSVSLGLPAVFQFGGLKRSDPLTRILLEHGDVVVWGGESRLFYHGIQPLKAGFHPMTADCRYNLTFRQAGKKE; encoded by the coding sequence ATGCTCGATCTGTTTGCCGATTCGCAGCCCTGGCAGGAACCGCTGGCACCCGGCGCTGTCATTTTGCGCCGCTTTGCCTTCCGCGCGGCGCCGCAACTGGTACAGGAGATTGAGACGGTCGCCCACTGCTCGCCGTTTCGCCAGATGATCACCCCCGGCGGCTACACGATGTCGGTGGCGATGACCAACTGTGGGCGGCTGGGCTGGACGACCGACAGCCGCGGCTACCTCTATTCGCCTGTCGATCCGTTGACGGGACTCGCCTGGCCCGACTTCCCACCGTCCTTCCTGCGTCTGAGTCAGCAGGCGGCGACGGCGGCGGGCTATGCGGATTATCAGCCGGACGCCTGCCTGATCAACCGCTATGTGCCTGGCGCAAAGCTTTCCTTGCATCAGGATAAAGACGAGCCGGATCTGCGCGCGCCAATCGTCTCTGTCTCGCTGGGCTTACCGGCTGTCTTTCAGTTTGGCGGTCTGAAACGTAGCGATCCGCTGACGCGCATTCTGCTGGAACACGGTGACGTGGTGGTCTGGGGAGGAGAATCACGTCTGTTTTACCACGGGATTCAGCCGTTGAAGGCCGGGTTCCATCCGATGACCGCCGATTGTCGTTACAATCTGACTTTTCGCCAGGCGGGTAAAAAAGAATAA
- the ada gene encoding bifunctional DNA-binding transcriptional regulator/O6-methylguanine-DNA methyltransferase Ada, whose translation MKNYQRVNDDQRWQSVLERDSDADGQFVFAVQTTGIFCRPSCTAKHALRKNVRFFPDAQAALMAGFRPCKRCQPDKANAQQHRLDKITHACQLLEQESPITLNVLAEKVAMSPYHLHRLFKATTGMTPKAWQQSYRARRLRDALSHGESVTQAILNAGFPDSSSYYRNADAALGMTAKQFRRGGDKLAVRYALADCSLGRCLVAESERGICAILLGDDDVALIAELRTLFPAAQGHPADAHFQQRIHRVIASIDGRDAALTLPLDIQGTAFQQQVWQALRTIPYGATVSYQQLAKAIGKPKAVRAVASACGANKLAIVIPCHRVVRGDGSLSGYRWGVSRKAQILRRESPDEGA comes from the coding sequence ATGAAAAATTATCAACGCGTAAATGACGATCAGCGCTGGCAGTCGGTGTTAGAACGCGATTCTGACGCTGACGGTCAGTTTGTTTTTGCCGTGCAAACGACCGGGATCTTTTGTCGACCATCGTGTACGGCAAAACATGCGCTGCGTAAAAATGTCCGCTTCTTTCCCGACGCGCAGGCCGCGCTGATGGCTGGGTTTCGCCCGTGTAAACGCTGTCAGCCGGATAAAGCCAACGCCCAGCAGCACCGGCTGGATAAAATCACGCATGCCTGTCAGCTTCTGGAGCAGGAGAGCCCAATAACGCTCAATGTTCTGGCTGAGAAGGTGGCGATGAGCCCGTATCATCTGCATCGCTTGTTCAAAGCCACAACCGGGATGACGCCAAAAGCCTGGCAGCAATCGTATCGCGCCCGCCGCCTGCGCGACGCCCTGAGTCACGGCGAAAGCGTGACCCAGGCGATTCTGAATGCCGGTTTTCCAGACAGCAGCAGCTACTATCGTAACGCCGATGCGGCGCTTGGGATGACGGCAAAACAGTTCCGCCGTGGCGGTGACAAACTGGCCGTGCGCTATGCGCTGGCCGATTGCTCACTTGGACGCTGTCTGGTGGCGGAGAGCGAGCGGGGGATTTGCGCCATTTTGTTAGGGGATGACGATGTGGCGCTGATTGCTGAACTGCGGACCTTGTTCCCGGCCGCTCAGGGTCACCCTGCCGACGCCCATTTTCAGCAGCGCATCCACCGCGTTATTGCCAGTATTGACGGGCGCGACGCGGCGCTGACGTTGCCGCTGGATATTCAGGGCACCGCGTTTCAGCAGCAGGTCTGGCAGGCGCTGCGCACGATTCCTTACGGGGCGACCGTCAGCTATCAGCAACTGGCAAAAGCGATCGGCAAGCCGAAAGCGGTTCGTGCGGTCGCCAGCGCCTGTGGCGCGAACAAACTGGCGATCGTGATCCCCTGTCACCGCGTTGTCCGGGGTGATGGTTCGCTTTCCGGTTATCGCTGGGGCGTGTCGCGCAAGGCGCAGATCCTGCGGCGTGAATCGCCTGATGAGGGAGCATAA